Genomic DNA from Marnyiella aurantia:
CGTAAATCTTCGCTCCTTTACTGTTCAGATGAGCAAGAAGGTTGTACCAGTACTCGTATTTTACCGTAACGAAAATATCTGTGCTAAAATTTGAAGTAAACTGCTGAACCCAACGCGGAGTATCAAAAGGAAGATAGCAAACAGCATCGGCAATATGATTTTTGTGAATCACATTATCATATCCTGATGGTGAAAAAAAAGTAATCAGAATCTTGTGTTGCGGAAACTTCTCCTTCAGCTTTTCCAGCACTGGAATACCCTGCTCATATTCGCCGAGACTTGCCGCGTGCATCCAGATTACACTGTCAGTTGGCGAAAAAGCAGCTTTTACAATATCACAGCTCTGCCTTCTGCCGGCAAGACCTTTTTTCAGTTTATAGCTGAAAACCGCGCCTACCTTCATGGCAAAAATCATTAACGAAATAGAAATATTATATATGGACCTCACCTTAATTTGAAGTGTTTTCGTTTTGTTCAGCTCTACCGTTAGCCTTTCCCAGGTAAATGATCAGCCCTATAATCCCTACATACAGAAACCCGAGAATAATCCCGGGGGACATTGAAAATTCAGCATCATTACCCATAGCTAACTGAACGGTATGGTAGGAAATCCAACCAAAAATGAGAAGAATTCCAGTACATAGCAAGGAGATGAAATTACGTATCGCACTTGTATTCTTCTTAAAATCTTCCGGAAGGTTAATTTTGGCTGGATTAAAATACACGTAGGTGCAGATGCCGAAAAGAAGAGTTGCAATGCAGGCTTCCACCCAAATCATACTGCGGTTTCCGAATCCGTCTGGCGTCCCATCGCCGGAAAAGTGAACAGGGATGGTTTCCGATAGATCCGCATAATATAAAGCTGGGTAAAGCCATATAAAGGCCAGTAAAATCACGTTGATAACTAATGTAAATTTCGTCCGCATATCTAGTAATTACAGGAGTCGCCTAACAAATCTAAGTCGGTGTGTATGTCTGTTCAGGTCTGTATTGAAAATTCCGGAAGAGTCCATCAGGTCTATCCTTACTTTGCCGTAGGCATGGATAATCCGTTGGTCCTCCAGCATCATTCCTACATGAACAATCCTTCCTTCTTCATCCTCAAAAAAAGCCAAGTCGCCGGGCAGGCTTTCTTCAATAAAATCCAGCACTGTACCCTCCTCTGCCTGTCTGTAGGCGTCGCGCGGCAATAAAAGCCCGTGCACCTTAAACACAATCTGCATGAAGCCACTGCAGTCCACGCCGAAAAAACTCCGCCCGCTCCACAAATAGGGCGTATTAAGAAAAAGCATTGCGGTCTTTGCAATACTTTCATGCGTCGCGGGAAACTGTTCGGTTTTGTCCCGGGAAATTACTTCGCTGCCCATTGAGATCATCACAGAATCACTTCCGGCAAAACCAAACAATTCAGTAAAGATATGGACTGGCCGGGTAGAAAACTCTTCATCTGAAATTGCAGTAAGCTGAGTATGATGTACAAATCCCTCGTAGCCATCATAATCCATACGTACCTTCTGAAAATGACCTGCTGTTTCCAGTACATCGGCAGTTTCGCCATAAAGCATCTGCGAGACCATTTCGGACCGGTGTGTAGGCTCCAGGCGGAGCGG
This window encodes:
- a CDS encoding DUF1648 domain-containing protein, whose translation is MRTKFTLVINVILLAFIWLYPALYYADLSETIPVHFSGDGTPDGFGNRSMIWVEACIATLLFGICTYVYFNPAKINLPEDFKKNTSAIRNFISLLCTGILLIFGWISYHTVQLAMGNDAEFSMSPGIILGFLYVGIIGLIIYLGKANGRAEQNENTSN
- a CDS encoding C40 family peptidase, translating into MGKAVCNVSAAPLRLEPTHRSEMVSQMLYGETADVLETAGHFQKVRMDYDGYEGFVHHTQLTAISDEEFSTRPVHIFTELFGFAGSDSVMISMGSEVISRDKTEQFPATHESIAKTAMLFLNTPYLWSGRSFFGVDCSGFMQIVFKVHGLLLPRDAYRQAEEGTVLDFIEESLPGDLAFFEDEEGRIVHVGMMLEDQRIIHAYGKVRIDLMDSSGIFNTDLNRHTHRLRFVRRLL